A region of Flavobacterium album DNA encodes the following proteins:
- the nusB gene encoding transcription antitermination factor NusB: MQSIYAMHQNDSDNLEKEEKFLFNSIENIRDLYLIMLSALVEIRNSEEDFIVKSQKKHLATAEDRNPNKKFINNKVLEILAESNALSIALEDRKINNWKLNDDYILLLLEDVKSSEVYEKYMHNRENNFEEDRQFVLDLFTEVVAPNEKLYDYLEDHKLTWVDDIPLVNTLISKQLKQLTIEGKDAFYVPKLYKDADDKEFVRNLFRKTVLNEVELAKEFIDKTPNWDTERIAEVDAIILKMAICEFLKFPSIPVKVTINEYLEIAKEYSTPKSSIFINGILDNLIKDYQANNKLVKTGRGLM, from the coding sequence ATGCAGTCTATTTATGCCATGCATCAAAATGATTCAGACAATCTTGAAAAGGAAGAGAAATTTCTTTTTAACAGCATAGAAAATATCCGTGACCTCTATCTTATCATGCTTTCGGCATTGGTAGAAATAAGGAACAGCGAAGAAGATTTTATTGTAAAATCCCAAAAAAAGCACCTCGCAACTGCCGAGGACCGCAACCCCAACAAGAAATTCATCAACAATAAGGTACTGGAGATCCTTGCCGAAAGCAATGCCCTGAGCATAGCGCTGGAAGACCGCAAGATCAATAACTGGAAACTTAACGATGATTATATACTCCTGCTTCTCGAAGATGTGAAAAGCAGCGAGGTATATGAGAAATACATGCACAACAGGGAGAACAATTTTGAGGAAGACCGCCAGTTTGTGCTGGACCTTTTTACCGAAGTTGTAGCGCCTAACGAAAAGCTGTACGATTACCTCGAAGATCACAAGCTTACCTGGGTAGATGATATCCCATTGGTGAACACGCTTATCAGCAAGCAGCTGAAACAGCTTACCATTGAAGGCAAAGATGCATTTTATGTGCCAAAATTGTATAAAGATGCCGATGATAAGGAGTTTGTGCGCAACCTGTTCCGCAAAACGGTGCTTAACGAGGTAGAGCTTGCCAAAGAATTTATCGATAAGACGCCTAACTGGGATACCGAACGTATTGCCGAGGTGGATGCTATCATCCTTAAAATGGCAATATGCGAATTCCTGAAATTCCCTTCTATCCCGGTAAAAGTAACGATAAACGAATACCTGGAGATCGCAAAGGAATACTCGACACCGAAAAGCAGTATTTTTATCAATGGTATTCTCGATAACCTTATTAAGGACTATCAGGCCAACAATAAATTAGTAAAAACCGGAAGAGGTTTAATGTAA
- a CDS encoding Glu/Leu/Phe/Val dehydrogenase dimerization domain-containing protein, whose product MITEVIKANELTKVDPVFGQASFNDHEQVVFCHDKDTGLKAIIGIHNTVLGPALGGTRMWKYANEWEALNDVLRLSRGMTYKSAISGLNLGGGKAVIIGDSKVDKTPEMITRFGQFVDSLSGKYITAEDVGTTTADMDRIHVVTKHVTGISESIGGSGNPSPVTAYGVYMGMKAAAMHQFGSNNLSGKKVLVQGTGHVGETLIDYLTKEGALVQIADINQAKMEEVAIKYGAKIYEGDIYSADVDIYAPCALGATINDDTINKLKAKVIAGAANNQLAVEQVHGKILMEKGIAYAPDFLINAGGIINVYAEIVGYDKAEAMRRTENIYNTTLEIFHFAEANGITTQQAAMSIAQKRIDDRKKETAK is encoded by the coding sequence ATGATAACAGAAGTTATTAAAGCTAACGAACTTACGAAGGTCGATCCGGTTTTTGGACAGGCATCTTTCAACGATCATGAGCAGGTGGTTTTTTGCCATGACAAAGATACAGGTTTAAAAGCAATTATTGGTATCCATAACACAGTTTTAGGCCCTGCGCTTGGAGGAACGAGGATGTGGAAATATGCCAATGAGTGGGAAGCCCTGAATGATGTTTTGAGGCTGTCAAGGGGTATGACCTATAAGTCGGCCATTTCAGGATTGAACCTGGGTGGAGGCAAGGCTGTTATCATTGGCGATTCGAAAGTAGACAAGACACCTGAGATGATCACAAGGTTCGGGCAGTTTGTAGATTCGCTTAGCGGAAAATATATCACTGCTGAAGACGTAGGTACAACTACTGCCGATATGGACCGTATACATGTAGTTACAAAACACGTTACCGGTATATCAGAATCTATAGGAGGTTCGGGCAACCCATCTCCTGTAACAGCCTATGGCGTTTATATGGGTATGAAAGCTGCAGCAATGCACCAGTTCGGTTCCAATAACCTTAGCGGTAAAAAAGTATTGGTACAGGGAACAGGCCACGTGGGCGAAACCCTTATCGATTACCTTACAAAAGAAGGCGCTTTGGTGCAGATAGCTGATATCAACCAGGCTAAAATGGAAGAAGTAGCCATAAAATACGGCGCTAAAATATACGAAGGCGACATCTACAGTGCAGATGTTGATATCTATGCTCCATGTGCGCTTGGTGCTACCATTAACGATGACACCATCAACAAGCTTAAAGCTAAAGTTATCGCGGGCGCTGCCAACAACCAGCTTGCAGTAGAGCAGGTGCACGGAAAGATATTGATGGAAAAAGGGATTGCTTATGCACCGGACTTCCTTATCAATGCCGGTGGCATCATCAATGTTTATGCTGAGATCGTAGGCTATGACAAAGCTGAAGCTATGAGAAGGACTGAGAATATCTACAACACTACGCTTGAGATATTCCATTTCGCTGAAGCGAACGGCATCACTACGCAGCAGGCAGCAATGTCTATCGCACAGAAGCGTATTGACGACAGGAAAAAAGAAACCGCTAAATAA
- a CDS encoding ABC transporter ATP-binding protein codes for MKELQYLNKYFIKYKFQFLLGILITIAAQIFSLFTPQLVKESIDSTQKFLEKDNVPAGAIYDMLGENLLLIIATTLIGGVLTFFMRQTLIVMSRHVEFDLKNEIFRQYENLTQSFYKQNRTGDLMNRISTDVDRVRQYVGPAIMYSLNTIVRTVVVITHMIIISPKLTLYTLIPLPLLAWSIFKISREINKRSTLYQQNLSKLSSFTQEMFSGIRIIKAYALEKQKQAAFDELSRDSVKKNMSVAKVNAQFGPLMILLIGLSNLVVIYVGGMMYINGRIELGTIVQFMLYINMLTWPVASLGWISSMIQEAESSQKRINEFLKIEPEVKNKTTEHTPILGQIAFNDVTFTYDDTNITALKNVSFEVNKGETLAILGRTGSGKSTVLSLISRLYDAESGTITVDGVNIKEANLYDLRNSIGFVPQDAFLFSDTIQNNIKFGNEDATNDEVIAVAKKAVVHNNIKNFTNQYETILGERGITLSGGQKQRVSIARAMIKDAPILLLDDCLSAVDTETEEAILNNLLEFCRDKTTIIVSHRVSSAKNADKIIILEDGRIIQQGTHNSLVSQPGYYKELYLKQLSEKELQ; via the coding sequence ATGAAAGAACTTCAGTATTTAAACAAATATTTTATAAAATATAAATTTCAATTTCTTCTAGGGATTTTAATAACTATCGCCGCGCAAATATTCTCTTTGTTTACGCCGCAGCTTGTTAAGGAATCCATCGACTCCACACAGAAGTTCCTCGAGAAGGATAATGTGCCTGCCGGAGCCATTTATGACATGCTGGGCGAAAACCTTCTCCTTATTATAGCCACAACATTAATTGGCGGTGTACTCACCTTTTTTATGCGCCAGACACTCATTGTAATGTCGCGCCATGTGGAGTTTGACCTTAAGAACGAGATATTCAGGCAGTACGAGAACCTTACACAGAGTTTTTACAAGCAGAACCGCACCGGCGACCTTATGAACCGCATCAGTACCGATGTAGACAGGGTGCGCCAGTATGTAGGGCCTGCCATTATGTATTCGCTCAATACTATAGTAAGGACAGTGGTCGTGATAACGCACATGATCATCATTTCGCCAAAGCTCACCCTTTATACACTTATCCCGCTGCCGCTGCTTGCCTGGAGTATCTTTAAGATCAGCAGGGAGATCAATAAAAGGAGTACGCTGTACCAGCAGAACCTTTCCAAACTATCCAGTTTTACCCAAGAAATGTTCTCGGGCATCAGGATAATAAAAGCATATGCGCTCGAAAAGCAAAAACAGGCTGCTTTTGATGAGCTGTCGCGCGACAGCGTTAAAAAGAATATGAGCGTTGCTAAAGTGAACGCACAGTTCGGACCGCTAATGATATTACTGATAGGCCTGAGCAACCTGGTGGTGATCTACGTTGGCGGGATGATGTACATCAACGGCAGGATAGAGCTTGGCACCATAGTGCAATTCATGCTGTACATCAATATGCTTACGTGGCCGGTAGCGTCATTAGGATGGATATCCTCGATGATACAGGAAGCGGAATCTTCGCAAAAAAGGATAAATGAGTTCCTGAAGATTGAACCTGAAGTCAAAAACAAAACAACCGAACATACTCCTATATTAGGACAGATCGCATTCAACGATGTGACATTTACATATGACGATACCAATATCACCGCACTTAAAAATGTTTCATTTGAAGTAAATAAGGGGGAAACGCTTGCTATATTGGGGCGTACCGGCTCGGGAAAATCAACCGTACTGTCGCTTATCAGCAGGCTTTATGATGCAGAGAGTGGCACCATCACCGTTGATGGTGTAAACATTAAAGAGGCCAACCTGTACGACCTCCGTAATAGCATTGGCTTTGTGCCGCAGGATGCCTTCCTGTTCTCTGACACGATACAGAACAATATCAAATTCGGGAATGAGGATGCCACAAATGATGAAGTTATCGCGGTAGCCAAAAAAGCAGTTGTGCACAACAACATCAAAAACTTTACAAACCAGTATGAAACGATATTGGGAGAGCGTGGCATAACGCTTTCCGGCGGACAGAAACAACGCGTGTCTATTGCACGCGCCATGATAAAAGATGCGCCGATACTCCTGCTCGACGACTGCCTATCTGCCGTGGATACCGAAACCGAGGAAGCTATCCTGAACAACCTGCTTGAATTCTGCAGGGATAAGACCACTATAATCGTGAGCCACAGGGTGTCTTCTGCAAAAAATGCGGATAAGATAATCATACTGGAGGACGGCAGGATCATCCAGCAGGGCACACATAATTCGCTGGTAAGCCAGCCCGGTTACTATAAAGAATTATACCTGAAACAACTTTCTGAAAAAGAATTGCAATAA
- a CDS encoding PUR family DNA/RNA-binding protein: MREHDMLEKEEIFSKVLRAGRRTYFFDVRATKADDYYITITESKKFTEEDGSFHFKKHKIYLYKEDFTAFREILDEMTNYVLSNKGEEVISERHQKDFRKLFGEKGEEAVSYSATENFTDVNFDDI; encoded by the coding sequence ATGAGAGAACATGACATGCTGGAAAAGGAAGAGATCTTTTCTAAAGTTTTAAGGGCGGGAAGACGAACGTATTTTTTCGATGTAAGGGCCACAAAAGCCGATGATTATTACATTACCATTACCGAAAGTAAAAAGTTTACCGAGGAAGATGGTTCTTTTCACTTCAAGAAACATAAAATCTACCTGTATAAAGAAGATTTCACTGCATTCAGGGAGATCCTTGACGAAATGACCAACTATGTGCTTTCCAACAAAGGCGAAGAAGTTATTTCTGAAAGGCACCAGAAAGATTTCAGGAAACTTTTTGGTGAAAAAGGAGAAGAGGCAGTATCTTATTCTGCCACCGAAAACTTTACCGATGTAAATTTTGACGATATTTAA
- a CDS encoding PsbP-related protein, with product MNTKYLILFFLITVKGFSQTLDKNIIKSDYSINYSSNWKLDETGRNGSDFILISSTFTGKFRNNINLLIQNLKGTNLNLDTFTELSKNQINSKGKLITSRKKSANGKEFQELTFEVSIPDYNVKFLQYYFLKNEKAYILTFTALNSEFDNLLPEVIQIMDSFQI from the coding sequence ATGAATACAAAATACTTAATACTATTCTTCCTAATCACAGTAAAAGGATTTAGCCAAACCTTAGATAAAAATATTATAAAATCAGATTATTCTATCAATTACTCCTCAAATTGGAAACTTGACGAAACAGGAAGAAATGGATCTGATTTTATTTTAATTTCCTCGACATTTACAGGAAAATTTAGAAACAACATCAATTTATTAATACAAAACCTCAAAGGCACGAATTTAAATCTTGACACCTTTACAGAATTATCTAAAAACCAGATTAATTCCAAAGGGAAATTAATTACAAGTCGTAAGAAATCTGCAAATGGGAAAGAATTTCAGGAACTTACATTTGAAGTATCGATTCCAGATTATAACGTTAAATTTTTACAATACTATTTTTTAAAAAATGAAAAAGCATATATATTGACATTTACAGCCTTGAATAGTGAATTTGACAACCTGTTACCTGAAGTAATTCAAATAATGGACAGTTTTCAAATTTGA
- a CDS encoding tRNA-binding protein, with protein MLTWEEFERTEMRVGTILEANDFPEARKPAYQLTIDFGTEIGIRKSSAQITKRYTKQELVGKQIVAVVNFPKKQIGKFMSECLVLGAVGQEGDVILLSPDFKVENGLRIG; from the coding sequence ATGCTAACCTGGGAAGAATTTGAAAGAACAGAAATGCGTGTTGGCACCATACTCGAAGCCAATGATTTTCCCGAAGCACGAAAACCGGCCTATCAGCTGACTATAGATTTCGGTACTGAAATCGGTATACGCAAATCCTCGGCGCAGATTACAAAGCGTTACACCAAACAAGAATTAGTTGGAAAGCAGATTGTAGCTGTCGTCAATTTCCCTAAAAAGCAGATCGGCAAATTCATGAGCGAATGCCTTGTGCTAGGCGCAGTAGGGCAGGAGGGCGATGTGATATTGCTTTCTCCTGATTTTAAGGTTGAGAATGGGTTGAGGATTGGGTAG
- a CDS encoding LIC_13387 family protein — MSSKLLLRIAAVLITIHLLGHTIGHLNWDNPTDPGMAKVVRVMKGYQADFMGASKSMADYHTGYSIMIFGLFGMSIVILWLTSGFINENRLIAKKVVCPVGFAYIFFGIAEYMYFFPFAAATSFIAGLLIMIVLVKK, encoded by the coding sequence ATGAGTTCAAAATTATTATTGAGAATTGCGGCTGTATTAATTACCATACACCTTTTAGGGCATACAATAGGTCATCTTAATTGGGATAATCCGACAGATCCCGGTATGGCAAAAGTGGTTCGGGTAATGAAAGGATATCAGGCTGACTTTATGGGGGCATCAAAAAGCATGGCCGACTACCACACTGGATACAGCATTATGATATTTGGCCTTTTTGGTATGTCGATAGTCATATTGTGGCTTACATCCGGATTTATTAATGAGAATCGCCTAATAGCAAAAAAAGTTGTATGTCCTGTAGGTTTTGCCTATATTTTCTTTGGTATAGCAGAGTATATGTATTTTTTCCCATTTGCAGCAGCGACATCATTCATTGCAGGTTTGCTTATTATGATCGTGTTAGTAAAGAAATAA
- a CDS encoding helix-turn-helix domain-containing protein yields the protein MMSLQHIPIHPALKGYVEKVWIFRSSEKIADEDMKLVVPNGLPKLVVPFCNGLSGTMPGWKHMSKENSITLIGICDVPSIVDVQDDAESGTIGVEFTPMGISRFFNIRQADIHNRIYALIDVVGKKALEIEEQITDEPSPEKKAILLQHYLLKIFNNGRDPIFEYCVSRIRSSKGMVQIKHLERETGYSSRWLTAKFDEKLGISPKNLCSVVRFHTAYQAFSFNQPIDVYGLYYDQSHFIREFKRFTGMPPGKFEKQVNDFDKIFYR from the coding sequence ATGATGAGTCTGCAGCATATTCCGATACATCCTGCCCTTAAGGGGTATGTGGAAAAGGTATGGATTTTCAGGTCATCGGAAAAAATCGCTGATGAAGATATGAAGTTGGTAGTTCCAAACGGGCTTCCCAAGCTTGTAGTGCCTTTTTGTAACGGGTTGTCGGGAACTATGCCAGGATGGAAACACATGTCAAAAGAAAACAGTATTACCCTCATAGGTATTTGTGATGTTCCTTCAATTGTTGATGTACAGGATGATGCGGAGTCAGGTACAATAGGAGTAGAATTCACCCCAATGGGTATAAGCCGATTTTTTAATATCAGACAGGCGGACATACATAATCGAATTTATGCACTTATAGATGTGGTGGGAAAAAAAGCATTGGAAATTGAAGAACAAATTACTGATGAGCCATCGCCGGAAAAGAAAGCAATACTTCTACAGCATTATCTTCTCAAAATTTTTAACAATGGCCGAGACCCCATATTTGAATATTGCGTTAGCAGGATCCGCTCATCTAAAGGAATGGTACAGATTAAACACCTGGAGCGTGAAACAGGCTACAGCAGTCGCTGGCTTACAGCAAAATTTGATGAAAAATTAGGAATCAGCCCGAAAAACTTATGTTCGGTCGTGCGTTTTCATACTGCCTATCAGGCGTTCTCTTTTAATCAGCCCATTGATGTTTACGGACTTTATTATGATCAGTCTCACTTTATCAGGGAATTTAAAAGGTTTACAGGCATGCCACCAGGAAAATTTGAAAAACAGGTAAACGATTTCGATAAGATATTCTACCGGTAA
- a CDS encoding peptidylprolyl isomerase, producing MENGIYAKFNTNKGSILVKLTYDLTPGTVGNFVGLAEGNLENNEKPQGKPYYDGLKFHRVIPDFMIQGGCPQGTGTGGPGYQFDDEFHPTLTHKGPGVLSMANAGPGTNGSQFFITHVETPWLDNKHTVFGNVVEGQDVVDRIQQGDVIESLEIIREGEEAKKWNAIEAFRTFEGSREKRVAEAKKQAEEAMEKLAAGFDKTDSGLRYKMIQKGNGKKAEKGKKVSVHYSGSLENGQVFDSSYKRKQPIDFQLGVGQVIEGWDEGIALLQVGDKARFVIPSHLGYGSRGAGGVIPPDATLIFDVELMEVK from the coding sequence ATGGAAAACGGAATTTACGCAAAATTCAATACCAATAAAGGAAGCATCCTTGTAAAGCTGACTTACGACCTGACTCCGGGAACTGTAGGCAACTTCGTAGGGCTTGCAGAAGGCAACCTTGAAAATAACGAAAAGCCGCAGGGCAAACCATACTACGACGGACTGAAGTTTCACCGGGTTATCCCTGATTTCATGATACAGGGTGGATGCCCGCAGGGAACAGGTACCGGCGGGCCGGGCTACCAGTTTGACGATGAGTTCCACCCAACTCTTACACACAAGGGGCCGGGTGTACTTTCTATGGCGAACGCAGGGCCTGGTACCAATGGGTCGCAATTCTTCATAACGCATGTAGAAACCCCATGGCTGGATAATAAGCACACTGTTTTCGGTAACGTGGTAGAAGGCCAGGATGTAGTTGACCGCATTCAGCAGGGCGATGTTATCGAAAGCCTTGAAATCATCCGCGAAGGCGAAGAGGCTAAAAAGTGGAATGCTATAGAGGCGTTCCGCACCTTTGAAGGTTCCCGTGAAAAACGTGTTGCCGAAGCAAAGAAACAAGCTGAAGAAGCTATGGAAAAACTGGCTGCAGGATTTGACAAGACTGATAGCGGGCTTCGTTACAAAATGATCCAGAAAGGGAACGGCAAAAAAGCCGAGAAAGGCAAAAAAGTATCAGTTCACTATTCAGGCTCATTAGAGAACGGGCAGGTATTTGATTCTTCTTACAAAAGGAAGCAGCCTATCGATTTCCAGCTTGGCGTTGGACAGGTTATCGAAGGATGGGACGAAGGTATTGCACTGCTTCAGGTAGGCGACAAAGCGCGTTTCGTTATACCTTCTCACCTTGGTTATGGTTCACGCGGCGCAGGCGGCGTTATCCCTCCGGATGCCACGCTGATCTTCGATGTAGAATTGATGGAGGTGAAGTAA